A window of Agrobacterium tumefaciens contains these coding sequences:
- a CDS encoding EamA family transporter: MRNIFLAWQFWALLSAAFAALTAIFAKIGIENVNSDFATFIRTMVILAAAGLMVYVTGNWQQPSTISGKTWIFLVLSGLATGASWICYFRALKIGDAARVAPIDKLSVVFVAVFAVLFLGEKLSLPNWLGVVLIACGAVLVAYRG; this comes from the coding sequence ATGAGAAACATTTTTCTGGCATGGCAATTCTGGGCCTTGTTATCGGCGGCCTTCGCGGCCCTCACTGCCATTTTCGCCAAAATTGGCATCGAGAATGTCAATTCTGATTTCGCCACGTTTATCCGCACCATGGTCATTCTCGCTGCCGCCGGCTTGATGGTCTACGTCACCGGCAACTGGCAACAGCCTTCCACCATCTCCGGCAAAACCTGGATTTTCCTAGTCCTGTCAGGCCTGGCGACGGGCGCATCCTGGATATGCTATTTCCGGGCGCTGAAAATCGGCGATGCCGCCCGCGTTGCGCCCATAGATAAGCTGAGCGTCGTCTTCGTCGCGGTTTTTGCAGTGCTGTTTCTGGGCGAAAAGCTCTCGCTGCCGAATTGGCTCGGCGTGGTGCTGATCGCCTGCGGCGCGGTTCTTGTCGCGTACCGCGGCTAG